A section of the Dehalococcoidia bacterium genome encodes:
- a CDS encoding NAD-dependent epimerase/dehydratase family protein, whose protein sequence is MKKALVCGAGGFIGSHLAKRLKGEGYWVRGVDLKYPEFGQTKADDFVIGDLRDPRICRQVVDQPFDDVYQLAADMGGAGFVFSGENDADIMHNSALINLHMVEACYKARVGKIFYSSSACMYPAYNQMDPDNPKCSEDSAYPAEPDSEYGWEKLFGERLYLAFHRNYGMDVRIARFHNIFGPEGSWNNGREKAPAAFCRKVALAPDDGEIEMWGDGLQTRSFLYIDECLEAVRRLMKSEFTGPVNIGSEEMVSINQLAQMTMHIAGKRLSIKHIPGPLGVRGRNSDNRLFEEKLGWKPTQPLVQGLRQTYFWVQQMVELDKVSSGDPRTCAELASVA, encoded by the coding sequence ATGAAAAAAGCATTAGTCTGCGGTGCAGGAGGGTTCATTGGAAGTCATTTGGCCAAGCGGCTGAAAGGTGAGGGTTACTGGGTGCGGGGAGTGGACCTGAAATATCCCGAATTCGGGCAAACGAAGGCGGATGATTTTGTGATAGGGGATCTGAGAGACCCACGCATTTGTCGACAAGTAGTCGATCAGCCGTTTGACGATGTGTACCAGCTTGCTGCCGACATGGGGGGTGCAGGTTTTGTATTCTCAGGGGAAAACGACGCTGATATCATGCATAATTCCGCCTTAATCAATCTGCACATGGTGGAGGCGTGCTATAAGGCAAGGGTCGGGAAAATCTTCTATTCATCATCGGCATGCATGTATCCGGCATACAACCAGATGGATCCGGACAATCCGAAGTGTTCTGAAGACTCGGCCTATCCGGCCGAGCCGGATAGCGAATATGGATGGGAAAAGCTGTTCGGCGAGCGGTTGTATCTGGCGTTTCACCGCAACTATGGGATGGATGTACGCATTGCGCGATTCCACAACATCTTTGGTCCCGAAGGGTCTTGGAACAACGGGCGAGAAAAGGCACCTGCGGCTTTCTGCCGAAAGGTTGCCCTGGCACCCGATGACGGGGAGATCGAGATGTGGGGAGACGGGTTGCAGACACGCTCCTTCCTCTATATCGACGAATGCCTGGAGGCGGTGCGTCGGTTAATGAAATCTGAGTTTACGGGCCCAGTGAATATCGGCTCCGAAGAGATGGTGAGCATCAATCAACTGGCGCAGATGACTATGCATATTGCCGGAAAGCGTCTTTCCATCAAGCATATTCCCGGGCCTCTGGGCGTACGAGGGCGGAATTCGGATAACCGGCTCTTCGAGGAGAAGTTGGGCTGGAAACCGACGCAGCCGCTGGTTCAAGGATTGCGACAGACCTATTTCTGGGTGCAGCAGATGGTGGAACTAGACAAGGTGAGTTCTGGTGATCCTCGGACCTGTGCCGAATTGGCCTCAGTAGCCTGA
- a CDS encoding acyltransferase has translation MNDDYYQPQNHGGYINALQDRLVKYLFIYSLAKKVYKLGQALEWYILKFVGVFPSQTVRIMAYRLMGMKTGQRTVIFGGVEVRCPKRISIGHDTVIGHGSLLDGRRRLEIGNNVTLSSAAWIWTGQHDVNDPYFRGNGKPVMIEDYAWISSRATVLAGSKIGRGAVVCAGAVVTQDIPAFKVVGGVPARIIGERNTDLRYVPHDIVPMI, from the coding sequence ATGAACGATGATTACTATCAACCTCAAAATCATGGCGGATACATTAACGCCTTACAAGATCGCTTGGTTAAATATCTGTTCATTTACAGCCTGGCAAAAAAAGTCTACAAGCTCGGCCAGGCTTTGGAATGGTATATTCTCAAGTTTGTGGGAGTATTTCCATCACAGACCGTACGTATCATGGCTTACCGTTTAATGGGCATGAAAACAGGCCAGAGAACAGTTATCTTCGGCGGTGTGGAAGTAAGATGCCCCAAGCGAATAAGTATTGGACATGATACTGTTATTGGTCACGGGTCTCTCCTTGATGGCAGAAGACGTCTGGAAATTGGCAATAATGTGACATTGAGTTCGGCAGCTTGGATATGGACTGGCCAGCACGATGTAAACGACCCCTATTTCAGAGGGAACGGGAAGCCTGTGATGATCGAAGATTACGCCTGGATTTCTTCTCGCGCCACGGTGTTAGCCGGCAGTAAAATTGGGAGGGGAGCCGTAGTTTGTGCAGGAGCGGTGGTCACACAAGATATTCCAGCCTTCAAAGTAGTCGGAGGCGTGCCGGCTAGGATTATCGGGGAAAGAAACACAGACCTGAGATATGTGCCTCATGATATTGTTCCCATGATATGA
- a CDS encoding glycosyltransferase has protein sequence MTITTDSLIRASIVTDAERIITSAPRVSYKIPVSIGICAYNEEKNIFNHLVSLQSQKTDVIGIKQIVVVSSACTDQTDDIVENFIRTDPRIQLVKQAERKGKSSAVNLFLERATEEVCVLVSADTYLPENTIETLCSSFLDPSIGIVGGHPVPLNQRTTFMGFVSHFIWGLAHEISLDHPKLGELIAFRNIVDEIPEESAVDEASIEAVVIQNGYSPRYVPEAVVYNKGPQTVSDYIKQRRRIHAGHIYLKRTAGYEVSTMSSIRLANHVARLIRPNPKSVSFVAAAVLMEAWSRLLGFYDFCIAKKNPCIWEIATSTKVLVDGA, from the coding sequence ATGACGATCACAACGGATTCTTTGATCAGGGCGAGCATTGTTACAGACGCCGAGCGCATTATTACCAGCGCTCCGCGGGTGAGTTACAAGATACCTGTCAGCATCGGCATTTGCGCTTACAACGAAGAGAAAAACATCTTCAACCATCTCGTCTCGCTCCAGTCTCAAAAGACAGATGTAATCGGAATCAAACAGATTGTGGTCGTCTCCTCTGCCTGTACCGACCAGACAGACGATATCGTGGAGAACTTCATCAGAACCGATCCGAGAATCCAATTGGTAAAGCAGGCAGAACGAAAGGGCAAGTCCTCGGCTGTAAACCTGTTTCTGGAAAGAGCCACAGAAGAAGTCTGCGTTCTGGTGAGCGCCGATACTTATCTTCCCGAGAATACCATCGAAACTCTGTGCTCATCCTTCCTGGACCCGTCCATCGGAATTGTAGGCGGACATCCCGTTCCCCTCAACCAGAGAACCACGTTTATGGGCTTTGTCAGTCATTTCATCTGGGGACTGGCCCACGAGATATCGCTCGATCACCCCAAGCTGGGAGAACTCATAGCCTTCCGGAATATTGTGGATGAAATTCCCGAGGAAAGCGCCGTTGACGAGGCCAGCATCGAAGCCGTGGTGATACAGAACGGCTACAGTCCCCGCTATGTTCCTGAAGCCGTGGTCTACAACAAAGGGCCCCAGACGGTTAGCGACTATATCAAGCAGCGGCGGCGGATTCACGCCGGTCATATCTATCTCAAACGCACAGCAGGATATGAAGTGTCCACCATGAGCTCAATCCGATTGGCCAATCACGTCGCGCGACTGATTCGACCCAATCCGAAAAGCGTTTCGTTTGTGGCCGCCGCGGTTCTCATGGAAGCTTGGTCGCGACTGCTGGGTTTCTATGATTTCTGCATTGCCAAGAAAAACCCCTGTATTTGGGAGATTGCAACTTCAACGAAAGTGCTGGTAGACGGCGCCTAG
- a CDS encoding glycosyltransferase family 2 protein, whose translation MIIKSHPKVSIIISSFNAEHLLPECLDSLGALTYPDYEVIIVDAASTDNSRSLMAERYPWVRVIPLENKVGIGEAINHGIGAAEGDIIIIEFNTDETAEPDWLDHLVAALQQYPDEKVMLGGARLVYGTDRLVDDLGMKFYHPFGVATKYYQGLPLDSCPKDQIREVSYLNMIAAWRHTYDELGPLNESFFFFGEDMEYCLRARRKGYRTLIAPKAITWHKVSATIGKYPERQAYFLRRSMLYSVLKHYPWRFKPFAVLGYAMICGLDILMLLPSMDRLLARTRFPMFSRRRTAREVWADARAVWWNVSQLPQIVSSHP comes from the coding sequence GTGATTATCAAATCGCACCCGAAGGTCTCGATTATCATTTCCAGCTTCAACGCAGAACATCTGTTGCCGGAATGCCTGGATTCCCTGGGGGCGCTAACCTATCCCGATTACGAGGTCATCATCGTCGATGCTGCGAGCACGGACAATTCCAGGAGCCTGATGGCCGAACGCTATCCCTGGGTTCGAGTCATTCCGCTGGAAAATAAAGTGGGTATTGGCGAAGCGATCAACCATGGGATTGGGGCGGCCGAGGGCGATATCATCATCATTGAATTCAATACGGATGAAACAGCCGAACCGGACTGGCTGGATCATCTGGTGGCTGCCTTACAGCAATACCCCGATGAAAAAGTGATGCTCGGCGGAGCGAGGCTGGTCTATGGCACGGATCGTCTGGTGGACGATCTGGGAATGAAATTCTATCATCCCTTTGGGGTGGCCACCAAGTATTATCAGGGACTTCCGCTGGATAGCTGCCCGAAGGACCAGATCCGGGAAGTCAGCTATCTGAATATGATCGCGGCATGGCGGCATACGTATGACGAACTGGGGCCGCTGAATGAAAGCTTCTTTTTCTTCGGGGAGGATATGGAGTATTGCCTGCGGGCTCGCCGCAAAGGCTATCGCACCTTGATCGCCCCCAAGGCCATCACCTGGCATAAGGTCAGCGCGACAATCGGCAAGTATCCGGAACGGCAGGCGTATTTCTTGAGGAGAAGCATGCTGTATTCGGTGCTCAAGCATTATCCCTGGCGCTTCAAGCCGTTTGCGGTGCTGGGTTACGCAATGATCTGCGGACTGGATATCCTTATGCTTCTGCCTTCGATGGACCGGTTGCTTGCCCGGACCCGGTTTCCCATGTTTTCACGAAGGCGCACGGCACGCGAGGTTTGGGCGGATGCAAGAGCTGTGTGGTGGAACGTCTCGCAATTGCCTCAGATTGTCAGTTCACACCCTTAG
- a CDS encoding oligosaccharide flippase family protein, which translates to MPHNVRAGALNAASVLAPAEASPNGSRKLESGISPLSSSGSGDGKSVMSRALGSDENYSAIAKHGLIMLVFGNVYTATNYVYQVSMGILLTPEDYGILFSLTSLFMIFMVFSHGMVLASAKFTSEYVAKGQGNSIYTLWRWMLKRTAWLGVLAGVLFLALSPVVVGFLNLNAMFYPLILFASLPFAFAISINWGVMQGMQRFASFGLNQAFLGIIRVALAIALVLLGWGLFGSLIAVPIAWMTAFFLSFLGLDRLFRRRSYPSVDTPLRVEGFVRLTMASVLALLGITVLTNIDVIVVNHYLGSAQAGEYSKIAVLGRIAFFAPVAVIGAMVPKTSALFENGGDHFRLFVRTAGIVAVISVGIVAGFALFPEMIVHMVFGAQSNSLVSALVFPYGLAMALLSFSCLGLFFLLSLNQLRAAYSVMGVVIVQLILMGFFHSNLIQFINVMLATSLLSVAVILPFCLRVRKRKMAS; encoded by the coding sequence TTGCCACACAATGTAAGGGCGGGTGCGCTTAACGCTGCTTCTGTGTTGGCCCCGGCAGAGGCTTCACCAAACGGGTCTCGGAAGCTGGAGAGCGGCATATCGCCGCTCTCCAGCTCTGGTTCCGGTGACGGCAAAAGCGTGATGAGCAGGGCTCTGGGGAGCGATGAGAACTACTCAGCGATTGCCAAGCACGGCCTGATCATGTTGGTGTTCGGCAACGTATACACGGCTACGAATTATGTCTATCAAGTTTCCATGGGTATTCTGCTGACCCCTGAAGACTACGGCATTCTGTTCAGTTTGACATCGCTGTTCATGATTTTTATGGTGTTCAGCCACGGCATGGTCTTGGCCTCGGCCAAGTTCACCTCCGAATACGTTGCCAAAGGGCAAGGCAACAGCATCTATACCCTCTGGCGATGGATGCTCAAGCGAACCGCATGGTTGGGCGTACTCGCCGGTGTCCTCTTCCTGGCCCTGAGTCCGGTGGTGGTGGGCTTCCTTAATCTGAACGCGATGTTCTACCCCCTGATCCTGTTTGCCAGCCTGCCCTTCGCCTTTGCCATTTCGATCAACTGGGGCGTCATGCAGGGAATGCAGCGGTTCGCCAGTTTTGGCCTGAATCAGGCGTTTCTGGGCATAATCCGGGTAGCGCTGGCGATTGCGCTGGTGCTGTTGGGATGGGGGCTGTTCGGCAGCCTGATCGCCGTCCCCATTGCCTGGATGACGGCGTTTTTCCTTTCGTTTCTTGGCCTCGATCGATTGTTCCGGCGTAGGAGTTATCCATCCGTCGATACCCCCCTGCGTGTGGAAGGATTTGTCAGGCTCACCATGGCTTCAGTGCTCGCCCTTCTGGGGATCACCGTGCTCACCAATATCGACGTCATCGTCGTCAATCATTACCTCGGGTCGGCCCAGGCCGGGGAGTACTCTAAGATCGCCGTGTTGGGGCGAATTGCCTTTTTCGCTCCGGTAGCGGTGATCGGAGCCATGGTCCCCAAAACCTCCGCCCTGTTCGAGAACGGAGGAGACCATTTTCGCCTTTTCGTGAGAACAGCGGGAATTGTTGCGGTCATTTCAGTTGGTATTGTGGCAGGTTTTGCCCTTTTCCCGGAGATGATCGTGCATATGGTCTTCGGCGCCCAGTCCAACAGCCTTGTGTCGGCGTTGGTATTCCCGTACGGGTTGGCAATGGCATTGCTTTCCTTCAGCTGTCTGGGGTTGTTCTTTCTGCTCTCACTCAATCAATTAAGAGCGGCATACTCTGTGATGGGGGTGGTGATCGTACAGCTTATCCTGATGGGATTCTTCCACAGCAATCTCATCCAGTTCATCAATGTCATGCTGGCCACCAGCCTGCTTTCCGTGGCGGTAATCCTTCCGTTCTGCCTGAGGGTCAGAAAACGGAAGATGGCGTCATAG
- a CDS encoding acyltransferase: MIYDRKMETVKTRLSNHERLYRFSCTCHRYLSAIEWFILTFAGYIPCQTIRKGIYRMMGMKIGKGTVIFGKAEVRMPGNIVIGNNVAIGHGAILDGRGGIEIGNNVNFSTGVWLWTAQHDVNDPYFSMSTGRIVIEDYAWLSCRTTVLPDTSIARGAVVAAGAVVTKDVPPFKIVAGVPAQVIGERNRDLRYRLEDFTPMI; this comes from the coding sequence ATGATCTATGATCGCAAGATGGAAACAGTAAAAACGAGGCTCTCCAATCATGAGCGGCTATATCGTTTCAGCTGTACATGCCATCGATACCTCTCCGCAATTGAATGGTTTATCCTCACGTTCGCCGGTTACATCCCCTGCCAGACAATAAGGAAGGGCATCTATCGGATGATGGGAATGAAGATCGGCAAAGGAACCGTTATTTTCGGGAAGGCAGAAGTGAGAATGCCCGGGAATATCGTTATTGGAAACAATGTTGCCATAGGACACGGAGCAATCCTTGACGGACGAGGCGGTATCGAGATCGGCAACAATGTAAACTTCAGTACCGGAGTGTGGTTGTGGACTGCCCAGCATGACGTAAATGACCCGTACTTCAGCATGAGCACAGGCAGGATTGTTATAGAAGATTACGCGTGGCTTTCCTGTCGAACCACCGTTTTGCCCGACACCAGCATCGCTAGAGGCGCAGTTGTGGCTGCAGGTGCCGTAGTAACCAAAGATGTTCCGCCTTTCAAGATAGTAGCTGGTGTTCCCGCTCAAGTCATCGGGGAGAGAAACCGCGATCTGCGTTATCGTTTGGAAGACTTCACTCCCATGATCTGA
- a CDS encoding tellurite resistance TerB family protein: MGLFDKAFGKDSGTVSLSKSEAFAAIGVAAVAADGEISQEEVQRTVIDLATLKSFRKHDMKDMANTLNKVAGLIKKRGSAPVIQAAKAALSKEELQAAFFVAADLVLADGVVEPEEKKFLEDLQNALQIDEAIALKVVEAVVIKNQA; this comes from the coding sequence ATGGGACTGTTTGATAAAGCGTTTGGCAAGGACAGTGGTACGGTATCCTTGAGCAAGTCAGAGGCCTTTGCTGCCATAGGTGTGGCGGCGGTGGCAGCAGACGGCGAGATCAGTCAGGAAGAAGTGCAGCGAACTGTTATCGATCTGGCCACATTGAAGTCGTTCCGAAAACACGACATGAAGGACATGGCCAACACGCTGAACAAGGTTGCCGGCCTGATCAAGAAGCGAGGAAGCGCCCCGGTGATCCAGGCGGCAAAAGCTGCTCTCTCCAAAGAAGAATTGCAGGCTGCTTTCTTTGTGGCTGCCGACCTGGTTCTGGCCGACGGCGTTGTTGAGCCGGAGGAGAAAAAGTTCCTGGAGGATCTTCAGAACGCCTTGCAGATCGATGAAGCTATAGCTCTCAAAGTTGTAGAAGCCGTAGTGATCAAGAATCAGGCCTAA
- a CDS encoding alpha-(1->3)-arabinofuranosyltransferase family protein, translating into MKICKSSTLLPPMVYALLAVAVLSPLLRPGYVLTLDMVFAPDEDFSDYIYGMSEGWVTAAAPFLWLQQGFTHLLPGWVFQKIILCLILFLSGWGGHRMIPGNGIGSYFAGIFYAVNPFTYTRFMAGQWGVLWAYALTPFAVMAFIEFLETREGRSIPKLVILTTLVGLLQIHGLFLLLLVYLVLTVVKLYQLRRDREQALRVCKLVLMAGMAFTAINAYWIIPAWSADDTLLNHVDTADMAFFAPKTESGLGTAFDVASLHGFWREGYTYARDSIPVWWLIYGGILFLAIYGFSKGPADQQKKWIAVAISVAGVVSFILGLGASSSFGNGLFTWLWDHVMPLRAFRDSHKFIGILCLAYAYLAGLGVSALAKEIRMRKHQFQKEITPLVGVGMVCVPLIYTFPMFGFSGNLGTTDYPPQWSEVNAYLNDDEEDFSVLVLPWHRYMDFDWLPNEDKRLNNPARSFFDKPVVQGDNIEIPGVYTQSTNPVSAYIEFLLGKKDVINNFGELVAPLNAKYVLLMKEADFEAYGFLRGQKDLETALENERLILFKNRHFTARSYSVSDLVCVNGWEDVFRLSQSQDIMEHLYLFGGEAPVSSQQGAEKRAVSKKTDAKFVVDGTAQPYTVFVVPQNVNPRHWQYNGSDSLQNLGFMPAFISDEDGGNIVYQRFYSVYLPAYGVSGIAVTGLLLWYLVQRRNRLSKNACRKSNTESTATQEGG; encoded by the coding sequence ATGAAAATCTGCAAGTCATCCACCCTGCTGCCGCCAATGGTCTACGCCCTGCTGGCGGTAGCCGTATTATCCCCGTTACTTCGGCCGGGATATGTCCTCACCCTCGATATGGTCTTCGCTCCGGATGAAGACTTCAGCGATTATATTTATGGAATGAGCGAGGGGTGGGTCACCGCAGCCGCCCCATTTCTGTGGCTTCAGCAGGGATTCACCCATCTTCTTCCGGGATGGGTTTTCCAGAAGATCATCCTCTGTCTGATTCTCTTCTTAAGCGGCTGGGGCGGGCACCGGATGATCCCCGGCAACGGCATCGGCAGCTATTTTGCCGGCATCTTCTATGCCGTAAATCCGTTCACCTACACCCGGTTCATGGCCGGGCAATGGGGTGTGCTGTGGGCATATGCGCTTACCCCGTTTGCCGTCATGGCCTTCATCGAATTTCTGGAGACCAGGGAAGGCCGCTCGATCCCCAAGCTGGTCATCCTCACGACGCTGGTTGGGCTGTTGCAGATCCACGGATTGTTTCTGCTTCTGCTGGTTTATCTGGTATTGACGGTGGTCAAACTCTATCAGTTGCGCCGGGATCGAGAGCAAGCCTTGCGGGTCTGCAAACTGGTATTGATGGCAGGCATGGCGTTCACGGCGATCAATGCATACTGGATTATCCCGGCATGGAGCGCCGATGACACGTTGCTCAACCATGTTGATACGGCGGATATGGCGTTCTTCGCCCCAAAAACGGAATCCGGTCTCGGCACCGCCTTCGATGTTGCCTCGCTGCATGGCTTCTGGAGAGAGGGGTATACCTATGCCCGGGATAGTATTCCGGTCTGGTGGCTTATTTACGGGGGCATCCTGTTTCTGGCCATCTACGGTTTTAGCAAGGGCCCCGCTGACCAACAGAAAAAATGGATAGCGGTGGCGATTAGTGTGGCCGGTGTAGTGAGTTTTATTTTAGGCCTTGGCGCATCGAGCAGTTTCGGTAATGGCCTGTTCACCTGGCTCTGGGACCACGTCATGCCTTTGCGCGCATTCAGGGATTCCCACAAATTCATCGGCATACTCTGTCTGGCCTATGCTTATCTTGCCGGACTGGGGGTAAGCGCTCTGGCAAAGGAAATAAGAATGCGAAAGCATCAATTTCAAAAGGAGATAACTCCGCTGGTGGGTGTCGGCATGGTGTGTGTACCGCTGATCTATACCTTCCCGATGTTCGGGTTTTCCGGTAACCTGGGCACAACCGACTATCCGCCACAATGGAGCGAGGTGAATGCGTATCTCAATGACGATGAAGAGGATTTCAGTGTGCTGGTCTTGCCCTGGCATCGGTACATGGACTTTGACTGGCTGCCAAACGAAGATAAGCGATTGAACAATCCCGCCCGCAGTTTCTTTGACAAGCCGGTAGTTCAGGGGGATAACATCGAAATACCGGGGGTTTATACCCAGAGCACCAACCCTGTGAGCGCCTATATCGAGTTTCTGCTGGGGAAGAAGGACGTCATCAATAACTTTGGAGAGCTTGTCGCGCCCCTTAACGCCAAGTATGTGCTCCTGATGAAAGAGGCCGACTTCGAGGCATATGGCTTTCTGCGGGGTCAAAAGGACCTCGAAACAGCTCTTGAAAACGAACGATTGATCCTGTTCAAAAACCGGCACTTCACGGCCAGGAGCTATTCCGTCAGCGACTTGGTGTGCGTTAACGGATGGGAAGATGTGTTTCGGCTGAGCCAATCCCAGGATATTATGGAGCACCTCTATCTTTTTGGAGGTGAAGCCCCTGTGAGCAGTCAGCAAGGGGCCGAGAAAAGGGCCGTGAGCAAAAAGACGGATGCCAAATTCGTAGTTGACGGGACCGCTCAGCCTTACACCGTGTTTGTCGTTCCCCAGAACGTGAATCCCCGCCATTGGCAGTACAACGGAAGTGATTCGCTCCAGAATCTGGGGTTTATGCCCGCCTTCATATCCGATGAAGATGGTGGAAACATTGTGTATCAGCGATTCTATAGTGTCTATCTGCCGGCCTATGGCGTCTCCGGGATTGCCGTGACTGGTTTGCTTTTGTGGTATTTGGTGCAACGAAGGAACAGACTATCGAAGAATGCATGTCGGAAGAGTAATACCGAATCAACAGCCACGCAAGAAGGGGGTTGA
- a CDS encoding methyltransferase domain-containing protein: protein MNKFKQKFWSVYEQVYDEWPQIRSGLPEGHFELLYLDNQKYRFESLANLIARQANNRSILDIGPSPFTIMLRRLFEDSAITTLDMTDMLGPLCWRHQIDFNLVDLSKQPMPWMDGSFDVVILGEVLEHVPCHPAPLLRECRRVLKPGGQLIVTTPNFAALENRLRLLAGRHVQEFWVENDIEGRIHFREYTKEELVRELNAVGYRIAGTRYERYWEKLGCFQNMLQNRLVARDSLPEKARIALLAAVYAVYSTITAVIPAFRRGISVTAQNPAEASFPLR from the coding sequence ATGAACAAATTCAAGCAGAAATTCTGGTCGGTCTACGAGCAAGTCTACGATGAATGGCCCCAGATACGCAGCGGTTTACCGGAAGGCCATTTTGAGTTACTCTATCTTGACAATCAGAAATACCGTTTCGAATCATTGGCCAACCTGATAGCTCGACAGGCCAATAACCGCAGTATTCTGGATATCGGCCCCAGCCCGTTCACCATTATGCTGCGCCGATTGTTTGAAGACAGCGCCATCACAACGCTGGACATGACGGACATGCTTGGGCCGCTTTGCTGGCGCCATCAGATTGATTTCAACCTGGTCGATCTCTCCAAGCAGCCCATGCCTTGGATGGACGGGAGTTTTGACGTGGTGATCCTCGGGGAAGTGCTGGAGCATGTGCCCTGTCATCCCGCCCCTTTACTGCGCGAGTGCCGCAGAGTGCTCAAGCCGGGGGGACAGTTGATCGTGACTACGCCCAACTTTGCCGCCCTGGAGAATCGATTACGGCTGTTGGCGGGGCGACACGTCCAGGAGTTCTGGGTGGAAAACGACATCGAGGGAAGAATCCATTTCCGCGAGTATACCAAGGAGGAACTTGTCCGGGAACTCAATGCGGTGGGTTATCGCATTGCGGGAACGAGATACGAGAGGTATTGGGAGAAATTGGGTTGTTTTCAAAACATGCTGCAGAATCGGCTAGTGGCCCGGGATTCCCTGCCGGAGAAAGCACGAATAGCGCTGCTGGCTGCGGTTTATGCTGTCTATTCCACTATCACTGCCGTCATTCCGGCGTTTCGCCGAGGAATCAGCGTCACCGCTCAAAATCCGGCAGAGGCATCGTTTCCCTTACGGTAA
- a CDS encoding glycosyltransferase family 39 protein, which produces MMNFPNSSVGKTAPEAVGTGGRRRYWGQVWHHPLRNIIIIGLAIRMAIALATAWPDTEAFSLLGLRTLVSPGAGAPFDNIYPATWITIISLSLGGAGFFQDPLNMITPLPGGAYDLGQVGLPLTNILSWQAALALKLPCILMDMLTGLVIYGIVKELANETKAKLAFKLWVFNPLVITVSCALGMYDVFAGFFSLLAVYLVTRRSFWSAGMAFTLGFLFKPHGLFLGIGLGIFILAFGFANGRTAVANDCSPVQRGVKSLGKKLMPLGQFAAGCLFPVAVFLPGGMLLGIGSDISTRLTWNQLGGINPWFIQLIPWDAMQSIFAWGHGHFPLVLMASMALGGMSTLLVALLALRKMHFSTKGIYLVAFVSMALYPILTPYNGAHYFVPCIAFLVVVVTVFDLSMTAFHTLSMSLFAWILSLWGAAFLWLPLAINWNLFSSEDLIERTFNYMAKPGWLNDAAYLDVRLFCVIAIFVSLLWLVITTIRSIYQRDDQVAFHKRRQQQLAAAMIQEGGK; this is translated from the coding sequence ATGATGAACTTCCCGAACTCCAGTGTGGGTAAGACTGCGCCTGAAGCCGTTGGTACAGGCGGGCGTCGGCGGTACTGGGGTCAGGTATGGCATCACCCGTTGCGAAACATCATCATCATCGGCTTGGCAATCCGCATGGCCATCGCCCTGGCGACTGCCTGGCCGGACACCGAAGCCTTCTCTCTTCTAGGGCTACGCACGCTGGTCAGTCCTGGTGCCGGGGCTCCATTTGACAACATCTACCCTGCCACCTGGATCACCATCATCTCGCTGTCGCTGGGCGGGGCTGGCTTTTTCCAAGACCCCCTGAACATGATCACCCCCCTACCCGGTGGGGCCTATGACCTGGGGCAGGTCGGCCTTCCCCTCACCAACATCCTGAGCTGGCAGGCCGCACTGGCGCTTAAGCTACCCTGTATTCTTATGGATATGCTCACCGGATTGGTCATCTATGGCATCGTAAAGGAACTGGCCAATGAAACAAAAGCGAAACTGGCGTTCAAGCTATGGGTTTTCAATCCGCTGGTGATCACGGTAAGCTGTGCGCTGGGGATGTACGATGTGTTTGCTGGATTCTTCAGCCTGCTGGCGGTGTATCTGGTCACCCGCCGATCCTTCTGGAGCGCCGGGATGGCATTCACATTGGGGTTCTTATTTAAACCACACGGTCTCTTTCTGGGGATAGGGCTCGGCATTTTCATCCTGGCCTTCGGCTTTGCGAACGGTAGAACCGCGGTTGCAAATGATTGCAGTCCTGTGCAGAGAGGAGTTAAAAGTCTGGGAAAGAAACTAATGCCGCTAGGTCAATTTGCTGCCGGATGCCTTTTCCCAGTAGCGGTTTTTCTTCCGGGGGGAATGCTACTCGGCATCGGAAGCGATATCTCTACCCGGTTAACATGGAACCAGCTTGGGGGCATTAACCCCTGGTTTATCCAACTCATTCCTTGGGACGCAATGCAATCGATCTTCGCCTGGGGTCATGGCCACTTCCCGCTGGTGTTGATGGCCAGTATGGCGCTGGGAGGAATGTCCACGCTTTTGGTCGCTTTGTTGGCGCTTCGCAAAATGCACTTCTCGACAAAAGGAATCTATCTAGTTGCCTTTGTAAGTATGGCACTGTATCCGATCCTCACACCATACAACGGGGCACACTACTTTGTCCCCTGTATTGCGTTTCTGGTAGTCGTGGTGACAGTGTTCGATCTGTCGATGACGGCATTTCACACGCTGAGCATGTCTCTTTTTGCCTGGATCCTTTCCCTGTGGGGGGCCGCCTTCCTCTGGCTGCCCCTGGCAATCAACTGGAATCTGTTCTCATCAGAAGACCTCATCGAACGGACTTTCAACTACATGGCCAAACCCGGATGGCTAAACGACGCGGCCTACCTGGATGTGCGGCTGTTCTGTGTGATCGCGATATTCGTCAGTCTGCTATGGCTCGTCATTACTACGATCCGGAGCATCTATCAGCGGGACGATCAGGTCGCATTTCACAAACGCCGTCAGCAGCAACTTGCGGCCGCGATGATCCAAGAAGGCGGAAAATAA